Proteins found in one Chloroflexota bacterium genomic segment:
- a CDS encoding ABC transporter substrate-binding protein produces the protein MSILRFATTSFALAGILLLGACARSATPAPSGSAGRPNEAKKQIVAGIFSSPAGMHQELTNPQGTSGSVPGLGELYAMMDGALSYVDEGFERHPWLADSVPTVDNGLWKVFPDGSMETTWRIKPDVAWHDGAPVTSDDLQFTIDVYRDRDVGVVPIRGLSLVDAIELPDARTAVLHWRQPFISADTFFSAGPTMWILPRHLLERPFQDAKDNFLGLPYWQGEFVGAGPFKMQNWAPGSSVTLVANDEYVLGRPKLAQIEVRFFTDRGALIASLLAGAIQIPIGRGLYPQDVLQIRDSAQNVKVQLSGPLGLPLPVYPQSINPDPPIVGNVQFRRALLMAIDRQEMTDTLNYGLGPVANSWVPPDEPEGRAVDGRLVRYEHDTRAATQMIEALGYAKDADGFFQSTDGARLTVQLATHMQNSVHEPATLSVARYWKEFGVDVQLDVRSAEQAFDLRWRALYPAFFLVSRGLPVDRPDGYFTRKAIPTQESNFSGGNVARYGTPELDSLIQRYITTIPFNDRMAALGDIVHLQTDQVTMMPLFFQGAAFVLGANQLQNVTGGLVWNAHEWDLDMGS, from the coding sequence ATGAGCATCCTCCGCTTCGCCACGACATCGTTCGCGCTGGCCGGCATCCTCCTCCTGGGCGCCTGCGCACGATCAGCGACCCCGGCTCCGTCCGGTTCGGCGGGCCGGCCGAATGAGGCCAAGAAGCAAATCGTCGCTGGGATCTTCTCCAGCCCCGCCGGCATGCACCAGGAGCTGACGAACCCTCAGGGGACGTCCGGGAGCGTCCCGGGCCTCGGCGAGCTGTACGCGATGATGGATGGGGCCCTGTCCTACGTCGACGAGGGTTTCGAGCGCCACCCGTGGCTCGCGGACTCGGTGCCGACGGTCGACAACGGCCTGTGGAAGGTGTTTCCCGACGGGAGTATGGAGACGACCTGGCGCATCAAGCCCGATGTGGCGTGGCACGATGGCGCGCCGGTCACGTCCGATGATCTGCAATTCACCATCGACGTCTATCGCGATCGTGACGTGGGCGTCGTTCCCATCCGCGGCTTGAGCCTGGTCGACGCCATCGAGCTGCCAGACGCGCGCACCGCGGTCCTCCATTGGCGGCAGCCGTTTATTAGCGCCGACACGTTCTTCAGCGCCGGGCCCACCATGTGGATCCTTCCGCGCCATCTGCTGGAGCGGCCGTTCCAGGATGCGAAGGACAATTTTCTGGGCCTCCCCTACTGGCAGGGCGAGTTCGTCGGCGCCGGCCCCTTCAAAATGCAGAACTGGGCGCCCGGCAGCTCCGTCACCCTGGTTGCCAACGACGAATACGTCCTCGGGCGCCCCAAGCTCGCGCAGATCGAGGTGCGCTTCTTCACGGACCGCGGTGCCCTCATCGCGAGCCTCCTGGCGGGCGCGATCCAGATTCCGATCGGCCGGGGCCTTTACCCGCAAGACGTGCTCCAGATTCGAGACAGCGCGCAGAACGTCAAAGTGCAGCTCAGCGGACCTCTTGGCCTGCCGCTCCCCGTCTATCCGCAGTCCATAAACCCGGACCCGCCCATCGTGGGGAACGTCCAGTTCCGCCGCGCGCTCCTGATGGCCATCGATCGCCAGGAGATGACGGATACGCTCAACTATGGGCTTGGGCCCGTCGCGAACTCGTGGGTGCCGCCGGACGAGCCCGAGGGGCGGGCGGTAGACGGCCGGCTCGTGCGATACGAGCACGACACGCGCGCCGCCACCCAGATGATCGAGGCTTTGGGATACGCGAAGGACGCGGACGGATTCTTCCAGAGCACCGACGGGGCGCGCCTGACGGTCCAGCTCGCCACCCACATGCAGAATTCCGTCCACGAGCCGGCGACCCTTTCCGTCGCTCGCTATTGGAAAGAGTTTGGCGTCGACGTGCAGCTCGACGTGCGCTCCGCGGAGCAGGCGTTCGATCTCAGGTGGCGCGCGCTCTATCCGGCGTTTTTCCTGGTGAGCCGCGGCCTGCCCGTCGACCGGCCGGACGGCTACTTCACGCGAAAAGCGATCCCGACTCAGGAAAGCAACTTCAGCGGCGGAAACGTCGCCCGCTACGGCACCCCGGAGCTGGATAGCCTCATCCAGCGGTACATCACCACAATCCCATTCAACGATCGAATGGCGGCCCTCGGCGACATCGTCCACCTCCAGACGGACCAGGTGACCATGATGCCCCTGTTCTTCCAGGGAGCCGCCTTTGTGTTGGGAGCGAATCAGCTCCAAAACGTGACCGGGGGTCTAGTCTGGAACGCGCACGAGTGGGATCTGGACATGGGCAGCTGA
- a CDS encoding dienelactone hydrolase family protein, with protein MWNDLKTDAYDGMLAETITMQGYNGDAIHAYYVRPVGSGPFPGIVLTHHMPGWDEFYREMARRFAQHKYAVICPDLYCRFGHGSPDDVTALARAAGGVADDSVVGDLTAGRDLLRRQPYSNGKIGIIGTCSGGRHSYLTACRSGGFDAVADLWGGGVVQAPDQLTPQRPVAPIDYTKDLSCPLLGLFGNDDQGPSPAQVNQHEEELKKHGKNYEFHRYDGAGHGFFYYDRPAYRQEQAMDGWQKVFAFFEKYLRS; from the coding sequence ATGTGGAACGATCTCAAGACTGACGCGTACGACGGCATGCTGGCGGAGACCATTACCATGCAGGGCTACAACGGCGATGCAATCCACGCCTACTACGTTCGTCCGGTTGGCTCCGGGCCATTTCCCGGCATCGTGCTGACGCACCACATGCCGGGCTGGGACGAATTCTACCGGGAGATGGCGCGCCGATTTGCGCAGCACAAATACGCCGTGATCTGCCCGGACCTCTACTGCCGGTTCGGCCACGGAAGCCCAGATGACGTGACGGCGTTGGCGCGCGCTGCCGGCGGCGTCGCGGACGATAGCGTTGTGGGCGACCTCACGGCAGGACGCGATCTCCTCCGCAGGCAGCCGTACAGCAACGGCAAGATCGGGATCATTGGGACGTGCTCTGGCGGTCGTCACTCATATCTCACGGCGTGCCGATCCGGCGGGTTCGACGCCGTAGCCGACCTGTGGGGCGGCGGCGTCGTCCAGGCCCCGGACCAGCTCACCCCGCAGCGCCCCGTCGCACCTATCGACTACACCAAAGACCTGTCCTGCCCACTGCTCGGCCTCTTCGGGAATGATGACCAGGGCCCGTCACCGGCGCAGGTCAACCAGCACGAGGAAGAGCTGAAGAAGCACGGCAAGAACTACGAATTCCACCGCTATGACGGCGCCGGACACGGGTTCTTCTACTACGATCGGCCCGCCTATCGGCAGGAGCAGGCGATGGACGGCTGGCAAAAGGTCTTCGCCTTCTTCGAAAAATACCTTCGGAGCTAG
- a CDS encoding phosphatase PAP2 family protein, with amino-acid sequence MAALIGIFVIVTVLVELRTAASLDIAVAAGAQQINSALLDRLAAAAAVLLAFEPSLLYAAAGSLMLSRARAGYYSLLPFGFVMLTAIEVGMKLFVYQPGVPLALQRPIHYPLIAVTFQGSYPSGHAIRSAYAAAFAAIVLAPRRGLGRSVTFAVLALAALLFGLSRVYLGEHWLSDVLAGLALGGAVGLVCGWKAQAALKTRGTGP; translated from the coding sequence GTGGCCGCGCTGATCGGTATCTTCGTCATCGTCACAGTGCTCGTGGAGCTCCGTACAGCGGCTTCACTCGATATCGCGGTCGCGGCAGGCGCACAGCAGATCAACAGCGCCCTCCTCGATCGCCTCGCCGCCGCCGCCGCCGTCCTCCTGGCATTTGAGCCGTCTCTGCTTTACGCGGCCGCGGGGTCGCTCATGCTCAGCCGCGCCAGGGCCGGGTACTATTCCCTCCTGCCCTTCGGATTCGTGATGCTGACGGCGATCGAGGTCGGCATGAAGCTCTTCGTGTACCAGCCCGGCGTCCCGCTGGCGCTCCAGCGTCCAATCCACTACCCGCTGATCGCCGTCACCTTTCAGGGCTCGTATCCGAGCGGGCACGCCATTCGAAGCGCGTACGCCGCGGCGTTCGCAGCCATCGTGCTTGCACCGCGTCGCGGCCTCGGGCGCAGTGTCACCTTTGCCGTCCTCGCCCTTGCAGCTCTTCTGTTTGGACTCTCCCGGGTGTACCTCGGCGAACATTGGCTCAGCGATGTGCTCGCAGGGCTCGCCCTCGGCGGCGCAGTCGGGCTCGTGTGCGGCTGGAAGGCCCAGGCAGCCCTGAAGACGCGAGGGACGGGGCCGTGA
- a CDS encoding cupin domain-containing protein, protein MAQTEFRDSIREAEAFRSPYELWKESQGIPTLTGYYVQNCYTQELVPWKERGGSGIFINLEGTGGFNDTYLYELAPTESSKPIRHIYDELVFILKGQGTTTVWVDGKPKQTFEWRERSYFAIPPNAWYQHHNLSGSDPARYVAMTAAPRVIDTFKDLDFVFNNPWVFEKRFNGEDGYFKETERAGRGPWLTNFVADVISSTPKPGAVTTEGRGGGTVATVFNMVNSTVRSHSQAWPTGTHSTFHRHGPGIHVLLLRGQGYSMMGKDYRELERIDWAPGSMFVPPEMWFHAHFNTGVEPALFLAIGWGSDKPKAGGRSYVYKPVSEGGDQMTYADEDPAIHREFEDELRKNGVRCQMGAIHPYCTQK, encoded by the coding sequence ATGGCCCAGACCGAGTTTCGCGACTCAATTCGGGAAGCGGAAGCGTTTCGGTCGCCGTATGAGCTGTGGAAGGAAAGTCAGGGCATCCCGACCCTGACCGGCTACTACGTCCAGAACTGCTACACGCAGGAGCTGGTTCCCTGGAAGGAGCGCGGCGGCTCGGGGATTTTCATCAACCTCGAGGGGACTGGTGGGTTCAACGACACCTATCTCTATGAGCTGGCACCCACTGAGTCCTCCAAGCCCATCCGTCACATCTACGACGAGCTGGTATTCATTTTGAAAGGCCAGGGAACGACCACCGTCTGGGTTGATGGGAAGCCGAAGCAGACCTTTGAGTGGCGAGAACGCAGCTATTTCGCCATCCCTCCGAACGCCTGGTACCAACACCACAATCTCTCGGGAAGCGATCCCGCCCGGTATGTGGCGATGACCGCCGCGCCGCGCGTCATCGACACGTTCAAAGACCTGGACTTCGTGTTCAACAACCCCTGGGTCTTCGAGAAGCGATTCAATGGCGAGGACGGGTACTTCAAAGAGACTGAGCGCGCCGGCCGGGGTCCGTGGCTGACGAATTTCGTCGCGGACGTAATCTCGAGCACGCCGAAGCCCGGGGCCGTTACGACAGAGGGTCGCGGCGGCGGGACCGTCGCAACGGTGTTTAACATGGTGAACAGCACGGTTCGATCGCACAGCCAGGCGTGGCCGACGGGGACGCATTCGACGTTTCATCGCCATGGACCGGGCATCCACGTGCTGTTGCTCCGCGGGCAGGGATACTCCATGATGGGAAAGGACTACCGCGAGCTCGAGCGGATCGACTGGGCGCCCGGGAGCATGTTTGTGCCGCCGGAGATGTGGTTCCACGCGCACTTCAACACGGGAGTCGAGCCAGCGCTGTTCCTCGCGATTGGATGGGGAAGTGACAAGCCCAAGGCTGGCGGACGATCGTACGTGTACAAGCCCGTGAGCGAAGGCGGGGACCAGATGACGTATGCGGACGAGGACCCCGCGATCCATCGCGAGTTCGAGGATGAGCTGCGGAAGAACGGCGTCCGGTGCCAGATGGGTGCGATTCACCCCTACTGCACGCAGAAGTAG
- a CDS encoding SH3 domain-containing protein: MNRRAFLRLSAASAAAVCLGGRGIRQAAAQAEGLAIGRQATVNTGRLNVRAGPSADQPIVAQLVHDARVDVLAVDQTGRWWRVADGQLIGYVDGEYLDPSGDPNSSNAFDVDLVIPYARQLTDVWCDPADIEMWIGYHDPSRSGARYDRQQAIWDWEIAHNAGFTVDQWNCSPFAVASAAHEWMPEIGFDHFHYDDAEVATRTMAWLLASPAFGEPSIALIWRGDHYVLVRGVRADSDPTRDPLGAQILGVYVADPNRGSASWLGEDRYVPIDAWLGEMLKPVSYRRPHTGVPGDIWQGRVVTVQRTWDLDAPSLNGRANATPADYATGGGTSPSAGSL, translated from the coding sequence GTGAACCGGCGTGCGTTCCTTCGCCTGAGCGCGGCATCCGCCGCGGCCGTCTGTCTCGGGGGGCGCGGGATACGGCAGGCCGCCGCCCAAGCCGAAGGGCTCGCGATCGGCCGCCAGGCAACGGTCAACACGGGGCGCCTCAACGTGCGGGCCGGCCCATCGGCGGACCAGCCGATCGTGGCGCAGCTCGTTCACGACGCGAGGGTCGACGTGCTCGCGGTCGATCAAACCGGCCGTTGGTGGCGCGTCGCGGACGGGCAGCTCATCGGTTACGTCGATGGCGAGTACCTCGATCCCAGCGGAGATCCGAATTCCAGCAACGCCTTTGATGTGGATCTCGTCATCCCGTACGCGCGCCAGCTCACCGACGTGTGGTGCGATCCCGCCGACATCGAGATGTGGATCGGATATCACGACCCGTCGAGGAGTGGCGCTCGGTATGACAGGCAGCAGGCAATCTGGGACTGGGAGATCGCCCACAACGCGGGGTTCACGGTGGACCAGTGGAACTGCTCGCCCTTCGCCGTGGCCTCGGCCGCCCACGAGTGGATGCCAGAGATCGGGTTCGATCACTTTCACTACGACGACGCCGAAGTGGCAACGCGAACGATGGCGTGGCTGCTCGCGAGCCCTGCCTTCGGCGAGCCGTCCATCGCGCTGATCTGGCGCGGCGACCACTACGTGCTCGTCCGCGGCGTTCGCGCCGATTCGGACCCCACGCGGGATCCGCTCGGGGCCCAAATACTCGGCGTCTACGTGGCTGATCCGAACCGCGGTAGCGCAAGCTGGCTCGGGGAGGACCGCTACGTCCCGATCGACGCGTGGCTCGGCGAGATGCTCAAGCCCGTATCGTACCGTAGGCCCCACACGGGCGTGCCGGGCGATATCTGGCAGGGCCGGGTGGTCACCGTCCAGCGCACGTGGGATCTGGACGCTCCGTCGCTAAATGGCCGCGCCAACGCGACCCCAGCCGACTACGCGACCGGCGGCGGCACATCACCATCGGCGGGGTCGCTGTGA